In one window of Constrictibacter sp. MBR-5 DNA:
- a CDS encoding sarcosine oxidase subunit gamma family protein translates to MAETADIQIRRSPLQHRAEALAAASDTAASILEIPFQAQTVVRGDLSDSAFRARSTAALGYELPSAPNGTASDDRTTALWLGPDEWLVTGPDGSGADTRARLRESLAGLHAAVVDVGGSRTLLELRGPGARAALESVCVIDLHPRTFPPGRCAQTMIGPAQIILLMRNDAPTWWLFVRSSYADWLAAWLTDALKNSR, encoded by the coding sequence ATGGCTGAGACCGCCGACATCCAGATTCGCCGCAGCCCGCTGCAGCATCGGGCGGAAGCCCTCGCCGCAGCATCGGACACTGCGGCGTCGATCCTAGAGATCCCCTTCCAGGCGCAGACTGTCGTTCGGGGCGATCTGTCCGACTCGGCCTTTCGCGCGCGGAGCACTGCCGCCCTCGGCTACGAACTGCCGTCGGCGCCTAACGGCACCGCTTCCGATGACCGCACCACCGCGCTGTGGCTAGGGCCCGACGAATGGCTGGTGACCGGTCCCGACGGAAGCGGAGCCGACACTCGCGCGCGGCTTCGGGAAAGCCTGGCCGGGCTGCATGCGGCCGTGGTCGACGTGGGCGGCTCAAGGACACTGTTGGAACTGCGCGGGCCGGGCGCACGCGCGGCACTGGAGAGCGTCTGCGTCATCGACCTGCATCCGCGCACCTTCCCCCCTGGGCGATGCGCGCAGACGATGATCGGTCCGGCACAGATCATCCTGCTGATGCGGAACGACGCGCCGACATGGTGGCTGTTCGTGCGCAGCTCCTACGCCGACTGGCTGGCCGCGTGGCTGACCGACGCGCTCAAGAATTCGCGCTGA